One Natator depressus isolate rNatDep1 chromosome 6, rNatDep2.hap1, whole genome shotgun sequence DNA window includes the following coding sequences:
- the LOC141988999 gene encoding olfactory receptor 8J2-like — MEEGNHSKVTEFILSGLTDRPELQVPLFVVFLLIYGITLVGNGGMILLITTDPQLHTPMYFFLRNLSFCDLRISLIISPKMLLNFLAEKKSISYTSCAVQMSLFIIFADVDCLLLAVMAYDRYVAICNPLLYTVTMSRQLCKQLVVGVYTVGVVDSLIITCCIFRLSICSSNIINHFFCDVLPLLVLSCSDTRINEIVMFASMSCIQVISFVTVLLSYVYIISTILQIRSPEGRHKPFSTCTFHLNSVVLYFGTLFFMYLRPTSSYSRDTDKVTSVFYTLVIPMLNPLIYSLRNTEVKDALRKALNNPCASVKVKVSRHVSVWVTERLPECPVKPWAHDWWFEKPLSDLISLPKVTEYVAPAVALC; from the exons ATGGAAGAGGGAAATCACTCGAAGGTGACTGAGTTCATTCTCTCAGGACTGACAGATCGTCCGGAGCTTCAGGTCCCCCTATTTGTGGTGTTCCTACTGATTTATGGTATCAccctggtggggaatggggggatgatCTTGTTAATCACAACTGATCCCCaactccacacccccatgtactttttcctcaggaaTTTGTCTTTTTGTGACCTCCGCATTTCCTTGATAATTTCCCCTAagatgctgctgaatttcttAGCCGAGAAGAAAAGCATTTCTTATACTTCCTGTGCTGTGCAAATGTCTCTCTTTATCATTTTTGCAGATGTTGATtgcctcttgctggctgtgatggcgtatgaccgttatgtggccatctgtaacccGCTGCTCTATACGGTCACCATGTCCAGGCAGCTTTGTAAACAGCTGGTGGTTGGGGTGTACACTGTGGGGGTGGTGGATTCATTGATAATCACGTGTTGTATATTTCGGCTGTCAATCTGCAGCTCCAACATcatcaatcatttcttctgtgacgtCCTCCCACTGTTGGTGCTCTCCTGTTCTGACACCCGCATCAATGAGATTGTGATGTTTGCTTCCATGAGCTGCATTCAAGTGATCAGCTTTGTGactgtcctcctctcctatgtctatatcatctccaccatcctgcAGATCCGCTCTCCTGAGGGCCGGCACAAacccttctccacctgcactttCCACTTGAATTCTGTGGTCCTGTATTTTGGCACCCTCTTCTTCATGTATTTACGTCCCACCTCCAGCTATTCCAGGGACACAGACAAAGTGACCTCAGTGTTTTACACGCtggtgatccccatgttgaaccccctcatctacagcctgaggaacacggAGGTGAAGGATGCCCTGAGGAAAGCATTGAATAA TCCATGTGCCAGTGTGAAAGTGAAGGTCAGTAGACACGTGTCAGTGTGGGTCACAGAAAGACTCCCAGAGTGCCCTGTGAAGCCGTGGGCTCATGACTG GTGGTTTGAAAAGCCACTGAGTGATCTGATCAGCTTGCCCAAAGTGACAGAGTATGTGGCACCAGCCGTCGCTCTTTGCTGA